In the genome of Buchnera aphidicola (Chaitophorus sp. 3695), one region contains:
- the pnp gene encoding polyribonucleotide nucleotidyltransferase gives MLNPFIFKFKYGNHIVTLETGLIARQATSSIMASIDDTSVLVTVVGQKEVKEIKDFLPLTVNYQERTYAAGKIPGGFFRREGRPSENEILIGRLIDRPIRAIFPKNFYNEVQVIITVVSLNPKINPDIVSMIGVSAALYISGIPVKKMIGAARVGFIDNKYVLNPNTDEMKSSLLDLIVSGTDENILMIEAESNQLDKKIIFKGILYGFKKQKKLIQSMKNLLSSIKNKSWTYDSHILNNILYEQVLKLSKKKLEKYYCISDKIKRVQKLKTYKNMIISKILCQDLNTNILEINKIFSDIEKKIVRKKILIKKIRIDGRCPDTIRNLDIKTSVLSRAHGSSLFTRGETQSLVSVTLGTSRDAQNLDELLGDKTDSFLFHYNFPPYSVGEIGMINSPKRREVGHGKLAKKSILAVMPSIESFPYTIRIVSEITESNGSSSMASVCGASLALMDAGVPIKQPIAGVAMGLIKENNNYVILTDILGDEDHFGDMDFKVSGSIIGITALQLDMKTEGMTYDILYETLNKSFRAITFILQVMSKTINVPNKEISKFAPRVHVIKINPEKIKDVIGKGGSVIRMLTEETGTTIEIEDNGTVKISAVMEKKAKHAIQRIQEITSDLEIGKIYTGKVTRIVDFGAFISIGIGKEGLVHISQISEKHIEKVSDCLKLNQLVKVKVLDIDRQKRLRLSMKKISE, from the coding sequence TTGCTCAATCCATTTATATTTAAATTTAAATATGGAAATCATATAGTAACTTTAGAAACTGGATTAATTGCTAGACAAGCAACATCTTCTATTATGGCTAGTATAGATGATACTTCTGTACTTGTCACTGTAGTTGGACAAAAAGAAGTTAAAGAAATTAAAGATTTTTTACCTTTAACTGTAAATTATCAAGAAAGAACGTATGCTGCTGGTAAAATTCCAGGAGGGTTTTTTAGAAGAGAAGGTCGTCCTAGTGAAAATGAAATATTAATTGGACGATTAATAGATAGACCTATTCGTGCGATTTTTCCAAAAAATTTTTATAATGAAGTACAAGTTATTATCACAGTCGTTTCATTAAATCCAAAAATTAATCCTGATATTGTTTCTATGATTGGAGTATCTGCTGCATTATATATCTCTGGCATACCAGTAAAAAAAATGATCGGTGCAGCAAGAGTTGGTTTTATTGATAATAAATATGTTTTAAATCCTAATACAGATGAAATGAAATCTAGCTTATTAGATTTAATAGTATCTGGAACTGATGAGAATATTCTAATGATTGAAGCAGAATCTAATCAATTAGATAAAAAAATTATATTTAAAGGTATTTTATATGGATTTAAAAAGCAAAAAAAATTAATTCAAAGTATGAAAAATTTATTATCTTCAATAAAAAACAAAAGTTGGACATATGATTCTCATATTTTAAATAATATTCTTTATGAACAAGTTTTAAAATTATCTAAAAAAAAATTAGAAAAATATTATTGTATTTCTGATAAAATTAAACGTGTTCAAAAATTAAAAACATATAAAAATATGATAATTTCTAAGATTTTATGCCAAGATTTAAATACAAATATTTTAGAAATAAATAAAATTTTTTCTGATATAGAAAAAAAAATTGTTCGAAAAAAAATTTTAATAAAAAAAATAAGAATTGATGGTAGATGCCCAGATACTATTCGTAATTTAGATATTAAGACTAGCGTTTTATCCAGAGCACATGGTTCTTCTTTATTTACTAGAGGAGAAACTCAATCTTTAGTATCAGTAACTTTAGGAACTTCAAGGGATGCTCAAAATTTAGATGAATTATTAGGTGATAAAACTGATAGTTTTTTATTTCATTATAATTTTCCTCCGTATTCTGTTGGAGAAATAGGAATGATAAATTCTCCTAAAAGAAGAGAAGTTGGACATGGAAAATTGGCTAAAAAAAGTATCTTAGCTGTAATGCCTTCTATAGAAAGTTTTCCTTATACTATTCGTATAGTTTCTGAGATTACTGAATCTAATGGATCTTCTTCTATGGCTTCTGTATGCGGTGCTTCTTTAGCTTTAATGGATGCTGGTGTTCCTATTAAACAACCTATAGCAGGTGTTGCAATGGGATTAATTAAAGAAAATAATAATTATGTAATTTTAACAGATATATTAGGAGACGAAGATCATTTTGGAGATATGGATTTTAAAGTTTCTGGAAGTATTATAGGTATTACTGCTCTACAATTAGATATGAAAACTGAAGGAATGACATATGATATTTTATATGAAACTTTAAATAAATCTTTTCGTGCTATTACTTTTATTTTACAAGTAATGTCTAAAACAATAAATGTTCCTAATAAAGAAATTTCTAAATTTGCTCCTCGTGTACATGTTATTAAGATTAATCCAGAAAAAATTAAAGATGTTATAGGAAAAGGAGGGTCTGTGATTCGTATGTTAACAGAAGAAACAGGAACTACAATTGAAATTGAAGATAATGGCACAGTAAAAATTTCAGCTGTAATGGAAAAAAAAGCTAAACATGCTATACAACGTATTCAAGAGATTACATCAGATTTAGAAATCGGAAAAATATATACGGGAAAAGTAACCAGAATAGTTGATTTTGGTGCATTTATTTCTATAGGAATTGGAAAAGAAGGTTTAGTACATATTTCTCAGATTTCAGAAAAGCATATAGAAAAAGTTTCAGATTGTTTAAAATTAAATCAATTGGTTAAAGTAAAAGTTTTAGATATAGACCGACAAAAAAGATTAAGATTAAGTATGAAAAAAATTTCAGAATAA
- the rpsO gene encoding 30S ribosomal protein S15 has translation MLASNLNKKNIIIKYGRNNLDSGNTAVQISLLTYKINDLQNHFLIHKKDFSSRRGLLKMVSKRRKLLKYMRKKSVFQYNSIIKDLKIRR, from the coding sequence ATGTTAGCAAGTAATTTAAATAAGAAAAATATAATAATAAAATATGGAAGAAATAATTTAGATAGTGGAAATACAGCAGTACAAATTTCACTTTTAACATATAAAATTAATGATTTACAAAACCATTTTTTAATCCATAAAAAAGATTTTTCTAGTAGAAGAGGATTATTAAAAATGGTTTCTAAACGTAGAAAGTTATTAAAATATATGCGTAAAAAATCTGTTTTTCAGTATAATTCTATCATTAAAGATTTAAAAATTCGTCGATAA
- the truB gene encoding tRNA pseudouridine(55) synthase TruB — protein sequence MVSNNLRNIHGVFLLDKPTGISSNQALQITKKIFLAKKAGHTGSLDPLATGILPICFGEATKFSKYLIKSNKQYRVIAKLGEKTSTADSYGEIKNVISARFSSNQYWLALDRLRGNILQIPPIFSAIKYKGIRLYQYARKGIQVPLKARPVKIYKLNSLYRSKNIVELEISCSSGTYIRSIINDLGNFLKCGAHVIFLRRMRVSSYSCHSSITLDQLNFFKNKYFKKSKKIFFDKLKKLLIPIDSIVSNFNKIYISLKDTLIIQNGQFIKLFTKYQNGLICIMNTKKNFIGLGKIRCQIFLYPYRLIKKDLYNKYNFNHTFKNK from the coding sequence ATGGTTTCTAATAATTTAAGAAATATTCATGGAGTTTTTTTATTAGATAAACCTACTGGAATTTCTTCGAATCAGGCATTACAGATTACAAAAAAAATATTTTTAGCGAAAAAAGCAGGTCATACTGGATCTTTAGATCCTTTAGCTACAGGAATACTTCCAATTTGTTTTGGAGAAGCAACAAAATTTTCTAAATATTTAATCAAATCTAATAAGCAATATAGAGTAATTGCAAAATTAGGTGAAAAAACTTCAACTGCAGATTCTTATGGAGAAATAAAAAATGTTATTAGCGCTAGGTTTAGTTCTAATCAATATTGGCTTGCATTGGATAGATTAAGAGGAAATATACTTCAAATTCCTCCTATTTTTTCAGCCATTAAATATAAAGGAATAAGATTGTATCAATATGCTAGAAAAGGAATTCAAGTGCCTTTAAAAGCTCGTCCTGTTAAAATTTATAAGTTAAATAGTTTATATAGAAGTAAAAATATTGTAGAATTAGAAATTTCTTGCTCGTCTGGAACATACATTCGTTCTATTATTAATGATTTAGGTAATTTTTTGAAATGTGGAGCACATGTAATTTTTTTAAGAAGAATGCGAGTATCATCTTATTCTTGTCATTCATCAATAACTTTAGATCAATTAAATTTTTTTAAAAATAAGTACTTTAAAAAATCTAAGAAAATTTTTTTTGACAAACTTAAAAAGTTACTAATTCCTATTGATTCTATAGTTTCTAATTTTAATAAAATTTACATTAGTTTAAAAGACACTTTAATTATTCAAAATGGACAATTTATAAAATTATTTACTAAATATCAAAATGGATTAATTTGTATTATGAATACTAAAAAAAACTTTATTGGTTTAGGAAAAATAAGATGTCAGATATTTTTATATCCTTATAGACTAATAAAAAAAGATTTGTATAATAAATATAATTTTAATCATACGTTCAAAAACAAATAA
- the rbfA gene encoding 30S ribosome-binding factor RbfA, whose product MYKNIYRLNRISQEIKKEISYIIQKFLHDPRLNQFSTILDVIISKDLSYAKIYVSVNKINNNLKTSSIKILNQASSYIRFLLGKNLKLRIVPQLVFIDDCSYIEGNKISNLLKTLQ is encoded by the coding sequence GTGTATAAAAACATTTATAGATTAAATAGAATATCTCAAGAAATCAAAAAAGAAATTTCTTATATTATTCAAAAATTTCTTCATGATCCTAGATTAAATCAATTTTCTACTATTTTAGATGTTATAATTTCTAAAGATTTATCTTATGCTAAAATTTATGTTAGTGTGAATAAAATTAATAATAATTTAAAAACATCTTCTATAAAAATTTTAAATCAGGCATCTTCTTACATACGATTTTTATTAGGAAAAAATTTAAAATTAAGAATTGTTCCTCAATTAGTTTTTATAGATGATTGCTCTTATATAGAAGGAAATAAAATATCTAATTTATTAAAAACATTACAATAA
- the infB gene encoding translation initiation factor IF-2 yields MRKKDFKKDIKKKYIYNVDKKPSFKNKKSVFKKVLNSSKKKNKNDFKFSKKNAQSKKSFLKKKNIYKKDSFFNKKKKNIKNFKSELNIKDKLKKNFIKTKKYYNISTRFKKNFKYSQQNIQKNFLKQVFHKPKNIINKKITIFDKITVIELSNKMGIKNSIVIQKMSDAGINLSINQSLKLDLAQLISEEMGFQVKLIHKNFLEKSIIKDRKFDISKEKILRPPIVTVMGHVDHGKTSLLDCIRKTSMALKEKGGITQSIGAYHVVINNKKITFLDTPGHAAFTSMRARGAQITDIVVLIIAADDGVMPQTIEAIQHAQFAKVPIIVAINKIDKNNINLEKINNELMKYNILPEELGGENIFVKISVKLKKGIKTLLNSILLQSEILELSTYSKGMATGIVIESFLAKGRGIVSNIIIKEGELKKGDIVLCGLEYGKIKSIKNEHKKDLLKVGPSIPVEILGLSGLPVSGDILTVVRNEKKAKEVALYRKEKYKQKFFSKQKKINLENLFDNINKKNVSELNIILKSNSKGSLEAISSAIKKLSHKEVNINIISANVGRINETDAYLAHTSHSIIIGFNVRADISAKKIIKKENLDLRYYSVIYNLINELKSSMYGMLSPEYKQEVIGLAEVRSIFKSPKFGFIAGCMVTEGLIKRKHPIKILRDHIVIYEGELESIRRFKEDVKKVRNGTECGIGIKNYNDIRVNDIIEVYKIKKIKKL; encoded by the coding sequence ATGAGAAAAAAAGATTTTAAAAAAGATATAAAAAAAAAATATATATATAATGTTGATAAAAAACCTTCATTTAAGAACAAAAAATCTGTCTTTAAAAAAGTTTTGAATAGTTCAAAAAAAAAAAATAAAAATGATTTTAAATTTAGTAAAAAAAATGCTCAATCAAAAAAATCTTTCTTAAAAAAAAAAAATATATACAAAAAAGATTCTTTTTTTAATAAAAAAAAAAAAAATATAAAAAATTTTAAATCAGAATTAAATATAAAAGATAAATTAAAAAAAAATTTTATAAAAACAAAAAAATATTATAATATTTCTACTAGATTTAAAAAAAATTTTAAATATTCACAACAAAATATTCAAAAAAATTTTTTAAAACAAGTTTTTCATAAACCTAAAAATATTATAAATAAAAAAATTACTATTTTTGATAAAATAACTGTCATAGAATTATCTAATAAAATGGGTATAAAAAATTCTATAGTAATTCAAAAAATGTCCGATGCAGGTATTAATCTTTCTATAAATCAATCTTTAAAATTAGATCTAGCTCAACTTATTTCTGAAGAAATGGGATTTCAAGTAAAACTAATTCATAAAAACTTTTTAGAAAAATCTATTATAAAAGATAGAAAATTTGATATATCTAAAGAAAAAATTTTAAGACCCCCAATTGTGACTGTTATGGGTCATGTAGATCATGGAAAAACTTCTTTATTAGATTGTATTCGTAAAACTTCTATGGCTTTAAAAGAAAAAGGAGGTATTACCCAAAGTATAGGAGCTTATCATGTTGTAATAAATAATAAAAAAATTACTTTTTTAGATACTCCAGGGCATGCAGCTTTTACTTCTATGCGCGCGCGAGGAGCTCAAATTACTGATATTGTAGTTTTAATAATTGCAGCAGATGATGGAGTGATGCCTCAAACTATTGAAGCCATTCAACATGCACAATTTGCTAAAGTTCCTATTATCGTTGCGATTAATAAAATTGATAAAAATAATATTAATCTTGAAAAAATTAATAATGAATTAATGAAATATAATATTTTACCTGAAGAATTAGGTGGAGAAAATATTTTTGTTAAAATTTCTGTAAAATTAAAAAAAGGAATTAAAACTCTATTAAATAGTATATTATTACAATCTGAAATTTTAGAATTATCTACTTATTCAAAAGGAATGGCTACAGGAATTGTAATAGAATCTTTTCTTGCAAAAGGTCGAGGAATAGTATCAAATATTATAATTAAAGAGGGTGAATTAAAAAAAGGAGATATAGTGCTATGTGGATTAGAATATGGTAAAATTAAATCTATCAAAAATGAGCATAAAAAAGATCTTTTAAAAGTAGGACCTTCTATTCCAGTAGAAATATTAGGATTATCTGGTTTACCTGTTTCAGGAGATATTTTAACTGTAGTACGTAATGAAAAAAAAGCTAAAGAAGTTGCATTATATAGAAAAGAAAAATATAAACAAAAATTTTTTTCTAAACAAAAGAAAATTAATTTAGAAAATTTATTTGATAATATTAATAAAAAAAATGTTTCAGAATTAAATATTATTTTGAAATCTAATTCTAAAGGATCTTTAGAAGCTATTTCTTCTGCTATTAAAAAATTATCTCATAAAGAAGTAAATATAAATATTATTAGTGCAAATGTTGGTAGAATTAATGAAACAGATGCATATTTAGCACATACATCACATTCAATTATTATAGGATTTAATGTACGTGCAGATATTTCTGCTAAAAAAATTATTAAAAAAGAAAATTTAGATTTAAGATATTACTCTGTTATATATAATTTAATTAATGAACTTAAATCTTCTATGTATGGTATGTTGTCTCCAGAATATAAACAAGAAGTTATTGGATTAGCAGAGGTAAGAAGTATTTTTAAATCTCCAAAATTTGGTTTTATTGCAGGATGTATGGTAACTGAAGGATTAATTAAAAGAAAACATCCTATTAAAATTTTAAGAGATCATATAGTAATTTATGAAGGAGAATTAGAATCAATAAGACGTTTTAAAGAAGATGTTAAAAAAGTTAGAAATGGAACTGAGTGCGGTATTGGAATAAAGAACTATAATGATATTCGTGTTAATGATATAATAGAAGTATATAAAATTAAAAAAATTAAAAAATTATAG
- the nusA gene encoding transcription termination factor NusA — protein sequence MKKNILSVIESVSNEKSIPKKIIFKALEKALSKATKKKYKQDICIKVVINEIDGSFKTYRRWLVVQNVTHPTKEITFDAAYYENKNIKLNDYIEEPIKSIKFDRITTQTAKQVIVQEVREAERSIIVKNFKNKQGNILTGIVKKINRSFVILDLGDNAEGLLFNKEMLPRENFRLGNRVKSILYKIKYEKQGSQLLLSRSRPEMLTELLKIEVPEIGEGIIQIKRIARDPGSRSKIAVKTTDQRIDPVGACVGMRGARVQAVSNELFGERIDIVLWNKNLSSFVLNAMAPAEIVSITVNKIKKFIDISVDFRNLAQAIGRNGQNVRLASQLSRWELNVMTTQELEIKNKKIQNKTYQIFKKCLNIDKKTFSLFFKNNIKTIEEILSIPENIFLKKTNMNKELFLSIKERAKQALSLTSKNFEKPKNLIFLKEQMLNIKGMNESIVSKFFQHKIYTIEDLANQSISDLLDIQELSSKKIGEFIMSARNICWFNK from the coding sequence ATGAAAAAAAATATTTTATCAGTAATTGAATCTGTTTCTAACGAAAAATCTATTCCTAAAAAAATTATTTTTAAAGCATTAGAAAAAGCGTTATCTAAAGCTACAAAAAAAAAATATAAGCAAGATATATGCATTAAAGTAGTTATTAACGAAATAGATGGAAGTTTTAAAACATATCGTAGATGGTTAGTTGTACAAAATGTTACGCATCCTACAAAAGAAATTACTTTTGATGCAGCATATTATGAAAATAAAAATATTAAATTAAATGATTATATAGAAGAACCAATTAAATCAATTAAATTTGATAGAATTACTACACAAACAGCTAAGCAAGTAATTGTTCAAGAAGTCAGAGAAGCTGAAAGATCTATTATTGTTAAGAATTTTAAAAATAAACAAGGAAATATTCTTACTGGAATAGTAAAAAAAATAAACAGAAGTTTCGTAATTTTAGATTTGGGAGATAATGCAGAAGGATTATTATTTAATAAAGAGATGCTTCCTAGAGAAAATTTTCGTTTAGGTAATAGAGTGAAAAGTATACTTTATAAAATTAAATATGAAAAACAAGGATCTCAATTATTGTTAAGTAGATCTAGACCAGAGATGTTAACAGAATTATTGAAAATTGAAGTCCCAGAAATCGGAGAAGGAATTATTCAAATTAAAAGAATAGCAAGAGATCCAGGTTCAAGATCAAAAATAGCTGTTAAAACTACTGATCAAAGAATTGATCCTGTAGGAGCTTGTGTTGGTATGCGAGGAGCTCGAGTACAAGCAGTATCAAATGAACTTTTTGGAGAAAGAATTGATATAGTTTTATGGAATAAAAATCTTTCTTCTTTTGTTTTAAATGCAATGGCTCCAGCGGAAATAGTTTCTATTACAGTGAATAAAATTAAAAAATTTATAGATATTTCTGTAGATTTTAGAAATTTAGCTCAAGCTATTGGTAGAAATGGACAAAATGTTAGATTAGCATCACAATTAAGTAGATGGGAATTAAATGTAATGACTACACAAGAATTAGAGATAAAAAATAAAAAAATTCAAAACAAAACTTATCAAATTTTTAAAAAATGTTTAAATATTGATAAAAAAACTTTTTCTTTGTTCTTTAAAAATAATATTAAAACAATTGAAGAGATATTATCAATTCCTGAAAATATTTTTTTAAAAAAAACTAATATGAATAAAGAATTATTTTTATCAATAAAAGAACGTGCAAAACAAGCATTATCATTAACATCTAAAAATTTTGAAAAACCAAAAAATCTTATTTTTTTAAAAGAACAAATGCTGAATATAAAAGGTATGAATGAATCTATTGTATCTAAGTTCTTTCAACATAAAATATATACTATAGAAGATTTAGCTAATCAAAGTATAAGTGATTTATTAGATATTCAAGAATTAAGTTCTAAAAAAATAGGAGAATTTATCATGTCTGCAAGAAATATTTGTTGGTTTAATAAATAA
- the secG gene encoding preprotein translocase subunit SecG, which translates to MRIFFLCLYLFISITLIILILLQKNLSSINIGTKNINKNLFDISTSNEFLTRLTIIFAFLFLILSLLQCNINNCIL; encoded by the coding sequence GTGCGTATTTTCTTTTTATGTTTATATTTATTTATTTCGATAACATTAATTATTTTAATTTTATTGCAAAAAAATCTTAGTTCTATAAATATTGGAACTAAAAATATTAATAAAAATTTATTTGATATATCTACTTCGAATGAATTTTTGACTCGTTTAACTATTATTTTTGCATTTTTATTTTTAATATTAAGTCTTTTGCAATGTAATATAAATAATTGTATATTATAA
- the ftsH gene encoding ATP-dependent zinc metalloprotease FtsH produces MVKNFILWFILIMITMSIFQNFNFTHSHNYQVNYSTFLSEVNQNKIREVILDGHNIHVFKKNHSKYFTFMPMNDPNLLNTLLKKNIKIVGIKPYKMNLFLSMFISWFPMIILFLMWMFFIKQIQMGGKGALSFGKSKAKFLKENEIKINFSDVAGCDEAKEEVKELVDYLINPKKFQKIGGKIPKGVLMIGPPGTGKTLLAKAIAGEAKVPYFTISGSDFVEMFVGIGASRVRDMFENSRKLSPCIIFIDEIDAVGRKRGTGLGGGNDEREQTLNQILVEMDGFDRNQGVIVIAATNRPDVLDPALLRPGRFDRQVFVPLPDIKGREEILKVHSRKVLLEKDFDPLIIARGTPGFSGADLANLVNEAALFAVRHNHAFVAMEDFEQAKDKIMMGAERKSMIMTEIQKEATAYHEAGHAIVGRLVPEHDPIHKVTIIPRGRALGVTFFFPVEDHLSINKQKLESQISTLYGGRLAEEIIYGKEYVSTGASNDIKVATNLARNMVTQWGFSKKLGPLLYLQEEEEMFLGKSFQKNLNCSSSTAKIIDQEIKFFIDNNYNRAKKILKSNIDILHAMKNALMKYETINSDQIDSLMQRKKI; encoded by the coding sequence ATAGTTAAAAATTTTATTCTGTGGTTTATTTTAATTATGATTACAATGTCCATATTTCAAAATTTTAACTTTACACATTCACATAATTATCAAGTGAATTATTCTACTTTTTTATCAGAAGTAAATCAAAATAAGATTCGTGAAGTAATTTTAGATGGACACAATATTCATGTTTTTAAAAAAAATCATAGTAAATATTTTACATTTATGCCTATGAATGATCCAAATTTATTAAATACTCTTTTAAAAAAAAATATTAAAATTGTAGGGATCAAACCTTATAAAATGAATTTATTTTTATCTATGTTTATTTCTTGGTTTCCTATGATAATATTATTTTTAATGTGGATGTTTTTTATTAAACAAATACAAATGGGAGGAAAAGGAGCGTTATCTTTTGGTAAAAGCAAAGCAAAATTTTTAAAAGAAAACGAAATTAAAATAAATTTTTCAGATGTTGCAGGTTGTGATGAAGCTAAAGAAGAAGTAAAAGAATTAGTAGACTATCTCATAAATCCAAAAAAATTTCAAAAAATAGGAGGGAAAATACCAAAAGGAGTTTTAATGATAGGACCTCCAGGTACTGGAAAAACTTTATTAGCAAAAGCTATAGCTGGAGAAGCTAAAGTACCATATTTTACAATATCAGGATCAGATTTTGTTGAAATGTTTGTAGGTATAGGTGCATCGCGAGTAAGAGATATGTTTGAGAATTCAAGAAAATTATCTCCATGTATAATTTTTATTGATGAAATTGATGCTGTTGGAAGAAAAAGAGGAACTGGTTTAGGAGGAGGAAATGATGAAAGAGAACAAACATTAAATCAAATATTAGTTGAAATGGATGGATTTGATAGAAATCAAGGAGTAATCGTAATAGCAGCAACAAATCGTCCAGATGTTTTAGATCCTGCTTTATTACGACCAGGAAGATTTGATCGTCAAGTTTTTGTACCATTACCTGATATCAAAGGTAGAGAAGAAATATTAAAAGTGCATTCTAGAAAAGTTTTATTAGAAAAAGATTTTGATCCTTTAATTATTGCTCGTGGTACTCCTGGATTTTCTGGAGCAGATTTAGCAAATTTAGTTAATGAAGCTGCTCTTTTTGCTGTTCGTCATAATCACGCTTTTGTTGCTATGGAAGATTTTGAACAAGCTAAAGATAAAATTATGATGGGCGCAGAAAGAAAATCTATGATTATGACTGAAATACAAAAAGAAGCTACTGCATACCATGAAGCAGGTCATGCTATTGTAGGTAGATTAGTTCCAGAACATGATCCTATACATAAAGTTACCATTATTCCTAGAGGAAGAGCGTTAGGTGTAACTTTTTTTTTTCCTGTTGAAGATCATTTAAGTATTAATAAACAAAAATTAGAAAGTCAAATTTCTACTTTATATGGAGGAAGATTAGCAGAAGAAATAATATATGGAAAAGAATATGTTTCTACAGGAGCATCAAATGATATTAAAGTTGCAACGAATTTAGCAAGAAATATGGTTACACAATGGGGTTTTTCAAAAAAATTAGGTCCTTTATTATATTTACAAGAAGAAGAAGAAATGTTTTTAGGAAAATCATTTCAAAAAAATTTAAATTGTTCGAGTAGTACAGCAAAAATTATTGATCAAGAAATAAAATTTTTCATTGATAATAATTATAATAGAGCTAAAAAAATTTTAAAATCAAACATAGATATATTACATGCTATGAAAAATGCATTAATGAAATATGAAACAATTAATTCTGATCAAATAGATTCTTTAATGCAAAGAAAAAAAATATAA
- a CDS encoding RlmE family RNA methyltransferase, producing MNNKKKNSSSKIWLRRHFKDFYVRKTHQNKIRSRAWFKLDQIHNKFNIFKNGNIILDIGCSPGSWSEYALQKIGSQGKIIACDISFMKPILGVIFIKGDIQDMHTCSLILKNLKYKKVDVCMSDISPNISGYPIIDMHKSISLSRSALNLSIKILSKNGVFITKSFQGESFNIYYQFIKKKFSQVKIYKPQASRFRSREIFIIAKYIKK from the coding sequence ATGAATAACAAAAAAAAAAATTCTAGTTCTAAAATTTGGTTAAGACGTCATTTTAAAGATTTTTATGTACGTAAAACTCATCAAAATAAAATACGTTCTCGCGCTTGGTTTAAATTAGATCAAATACACAACAAATTTAATATTTTCAAAAATGGAAATATTATTTTAGATATTGGATGTTCTCCAGGCAGTTGGTCAGAATATGCTTTACAAAAAATAGGATCTCAAGGGAAGATTATTGCATGTGATATTTCTTTTATGAAACCTATTTTAGGTGTAATTTTTATAAAAGGAGATATTCAAGATATGCATACATGTTCTTTAATATTGAAGAATTTAAAATATAAAAAAGTAGATGTATGTATGTCTGATATATCTCCAAATATAAGTGGATATCCTATAATTGATATGCATAAATCAATATCTTTAAGTAGATCTGCTTTAAATTTATCAATTAAAATATTATCAAAAAATGGTGTATTTATAACAAAAAGCTTTCAAGGAGAAAGTTTTAATATATATTATCAATTTATAAAAAAAAAATTTTCTCAAGTTAAAATTTATAAACCACAAGCTTCTAGATTCCGATCTCGTGAAATTTTTATTATTGCAAAGTATATAAAAAAATAG
- the greA gene encoding transcription elongation factor GreA: MINKILMTVQGQKKLLKELNFLKKIKRPKIILSIAIARSHGDLKENAEYHAAKEEQSFCEGRIREIEFKLSNANVIDIKNLSTFKKIFFGATVTVLHVLSKNIYTYKIVGDDESNFKKQMISINSPIARSLIGKKKNDFLKVHTPSGKVTYKVLKIEYI; encoded by the coding sequence GTGATCAATAAAATTTTAATGACGGTACAAGGTCAAAAAAAGTTGTTAAAAGAATTAAATTTTTTAAAGAAAATCAAGAGACCTAAAATTATTTTATCTATTGCTATAGCTCGGTCTCATGGAGATTTAAAAGAAAATGCAGAATATCATGCTGCTAAAGAAGAACAAAGTTTTTGTGAAGGAAGAATTAGAGAAATTGAATTTAAATTATCAAATGCTAATGTTATAGACATAAAAAATCTATCTACGTTTAAAAAAATATTTTTTGGTGCTACAGTGACTGTTTTGCATGTTTTATCAAAAAATATTTATACTTATAAAATTGTTGGAGATGATGAATCTAATTTTAAAAAACAAATGATTTCAATTAATTCTCCTATTGCAAGAAGTTTAATAGGTAAAAAGAAAAATGATTTTTTAAAAGTTCATACTCCATCTGGAAAAGTAACATATAAAGTATTAAAAATTGAATATATATGA